The Chloroflexota bacterium sequence GATTTTACAGCGCAAACTGATGGAGCAAGCGCTGGCGATGCTCCCGACGAGATCGATCGCGCAGTGAAAGTTGAGGCCGGCACAATTACTGGCATGCTTGGTGGCGATGATCGCGGCGATATTTTTAGCGTTGAAGTGCCGCAAACAGGCTTTGCCTATACCCTGACTGCCAGCACCAAACAAGGTAGCCTAACCATCCAAACCTTGGATAACTCGCAAAACTATATGGATCAAGCCGATTTTACCAGTGATGCGCCCGTTGTGGTTGGCCGAACGTTGCCTGGCGAACGTGGCCCACGCTGGTTTGTCAAAGTCTTGGGTGAAGGCGAATATCAGCTTGAATTGGTGACCATCGCCCAAAATGATGCTGGTAGTAATAAAGATGCTGGCGATGAGATTCCAGCAGCGGTTGTGGTTGCTGCATCGCCAATCGAAGGCCGAATTGGCAACGATGATCGCGATGATTATCTGCGAATTCCAGCAAGCCTTGGGCGCAAAATTAGCGTGACGGTGATCGGCGATGGTTTGATCGATGTGCAACTCTATAATCAAGAGCGTAATTACGCCGAAAGTGCCAAATCGATTATTGCTGGTTCGCCCGCTAGCCTCAACGCGCCCGAAGGTGATGGCGATTACTATCTTCAAATTACTAATGGCGATAGTGCTGTCAACTATCGAATTGAAATTCAGCCGTAAAGCTTAAGGGTTGCCCCGCCGCTGGAATTACCAACGGCGGGGCATTTTAGCTTATTCGACGGCTGTCCAACTGCTATGAATATCACTAAATAAGCGACCATAACGGGCTAAACGCTCAAGTGGCTCGTTGAAAGCTTGGGCATCGGTTTTGCGCCCAGCCTCGCGTACAATCCCGCGTAGTTCCTCGATATTGGTATATAAATCGCCCAATTGCGCTTGGATTGCCTCTAAACGTTCAACCCATTCTTGATCAGTATCGCTCATACTTAACTCCTTGTAACCAATGTAGTAACCTTATTTTAGCACATATGTCTTGATCAAGATCACTCTTGACAAAACATAAGATCATTGGCTATGCTGCATGCGCCATTACTCCTAGTGGCTGATTAGTACTTAGATCTGAGAGAACCCTAAATCCATCGCTGCCCACCATCGTTGCTTCATTTAGTGGCCTACTCGGCTAACGTACCAATGTGGTGTTTGCTAAGAGTAAGGTGTATTTTTGGTTTGCAATGCAAACCCGCTATTTTAATGTTATGGCCAACCCCATAACGCTGACAAGGAGCCGAAATGGCAGCAGATGTTGTACAAAGCGATTACGAACGCTTAGCTCAAGTGGCGAAGCAGCTCCAAAAGCTGCACGATCACCAAACCCAGATGGAAGCCATGGTCCGCCAGACCTACCAGCAACTACGCAGCACATGGCAGGGTGATGCGGCGGTGGCGTTTTTTGCTGAAATGGATGATAGTATTTTCCCAACCCTCAAGCGGTTGCAAACAGCCTTAACCACGGCGAGCACCGTGACTACCCAGATCTCGCAAATCTTCCGCCAAGCCGAAGAAGAAGCTGCCAAGGGCATCAAATTTGATGGTGGGGGAAGCGCTGGGGCTGCTGCTAGTGCCGCTGGAGCAACTGGAGCAGGGGCAGAGACCGCAAATGCCAGTGCAGCTGCCGGGCCGACAACGCCAGTTGGGCCTGATAGTTATGGCGATTTTAAGGTTGGCCCACCGCAACGGCCAAATATTCATCATGATAATGGCTTTTTGGATAAATTTAAGCCAACCTCGCCGACGGTCGAAGATTATCTCACCCTGACCGAATGGAGGGCTTTATTGCATGGTTCTAAAGCCGCTACTCGGCTTGGAATTAAAGATCTCGATGACGCGAATGATGCCTATGAACACTTTTTAGATGGCAATGGAGCAGATCGACGCTTTAATCTCGATGAATATATTGCTGAAGATCCTAGTGGCAAGATGGCGCTCGATAATATGACCCGTGATGCCATGCTTGCAGCCGAGAATATTGGCCCTGGCCGCGATTCATTCCAGATGACCTCAAATCGGGCCTATGCGGTTGGGGTTGGCGACCCTAACCACCCTGATTATGGACGCTTTCCGTACCCTGAAACCGAAAATTGGCAAAAAGCGATTGGTGCACATAGCGCTTGGACAAGCTCCAATGTGCAGGTGACCATCAATCCCGATGGTACGCGCCACTATCGCATGGAAATGACAGTCCATGCCGAGGATCGCTATAATTTCAACCCAGGTGCCAATGATATTACAACGGGTATTCCCGATTCGGCCAATGGTCGCTTTGAGATTACCGGGTTGGCCCATCAATATATGAACTATGGCGATACAACGCGTGTGGTTGAGTGGAACGAAGGTGATCCACTGCCTGGGATGAGTACCACCGATCCTGATAGTCGCGATCTTGGTGATCGTCGTGGAATCAATAGTCCACGGCCTGCCCCACGTGGGATTCGGACTGAAGGCGATAGCCAACGCCCACTCAATGATATGGTTCGCGAGAAAGTAGGACGGTAATGCGTTTGGTTCGATTATTAATTGTGAGTTGTTTTTTAATTGGGTGTGCCGCTCAATCAGCTAGCCCAACGGTAACGAAGGAGTCATCAATGCCAGTGGAAGTGGCCCAAGTTCGCACTGATCTCGATGGTTTGGCAGCATTTATTAGCTTACCAGCCCAACCAACTAGCGTTCAGTGGACAACCACGATTCTTAATCCTAATACTGATCGTTCAGTACCTGGCCCTACCGATATGCAAGTTGAGGCCGTGATGAGCTTTGCGGCAGCTGACCTTGAACAGCTGAAAACCCAAGCCCAGCCCTTGGGTTGGAGTGTCCAATGGAAAGAATCAACCTTTAAACCATGGCATCCCCAATCAGTTCGTGATGCATTTGAGACTGATGGCGATGTTTTTAAGCTGACAGTGCCAGTCTATGATGCCATCCCCGTATTTAGCCCTAGCCATGCAGGCAGCTTTTTTATTACTCCGGCTGGTGATGTGTTTTTATCAATTGCGACCAATTAATCACTTGAATAAACAGTTGGCCTAATCACGACCAATGCCCTCTTTCCTTACACGTTGAAGGAAAGAGGGCTGAATATCCAAGCGTAGAAATTAAAAATCCCTCAAAATTCTAGGCTAAACCCTCTTGACAAACCTGCGAATAGTTGGCTATGCTGAACGCAACATCGCGCCTAAACACTCTGTTAGTCCCTCTATTATTGGGTAGCAGACAATCTCTCACCCCAGGCTGCTGCTCCATTATCCGTTTTATTGATTCTAGGACGACGAGCTGTTTAGGAGGATGCTATATTCCTCTTTTTTTGGTTTGCACAGCAAACCCGCTATTTTAGCGTCATGGGTTTTCCATGGCGATCACAAGGAGCCAAGATGGCAGCAGACGTAGTACAAAGCGATTACGAACAGCTCGGTCAAGTGGCAACGCGCTTTCAAAAGTTGCACGATCAGCAAACCCAGATGGAAGCTATGTTGCGCCAAACCTATCAGCAATTGCGCAACGATTGGAAGGGCGATGCTGCCGTGGCCTTTTTTGGCGAAATGGATGACAGCATTTTCCCCGCCCTCAAGCGGTTGCAAACCACGTTGACCGCCGCCAGCGCCCTAACCACCCAAATTTCCCAAACCTTTCGCCAAGCCGAAGAAGAAGCCGCCAAAGGGATTAAATTTGATGGCGCTGGCGTAGCAGCTGGTGGCGGGGCTGGCGCTGGCGCTAGTTTTTCGGCTGAAGGTGGGTCATTTGATGCTGGTGGTGGTGGTGGCGGTGGGCTTGATCCGGCGATTAGTGCACGGTGGGCAACCCTTACTCCAGCAGAACAAGCGGCGGTGCTCCAAAGCATCTCCAACGAAATCTGCGATAAATATGGGATTGAGCATGTGCCAGTCACGGTTTCCGATTTGGCCGACCCACCAGGCCTAGATTTGTTCGGCTATCGCAATGATCAAGGCGTGTTTATCGACCTTGATAACATGGGTGATCCTGATCGGGTTTTGAATACCGTGGCCCATGAAGTTCGCCATGAGGTTCAACGCCAAATGGCTAATTTAGCCAACCCTAGCAACTTCGATAAATTCTTGCGCTCAATTGGCATCCAAGCTGAACCCACATGGCCGATGAATGATGTCACTGAGGCGATGGCCAACGAATGGCACGAAAACTTCAATAACTACATTACCCCAGAAAGCGATTTTGCGGGCTATGAAAGCCAACCATTGGAAACTGATGCCCGTAATTATGGCGAAACCTATCGCGATAATTTGACCTTGAGTGATTTTGAGCGTCATATTCCAACGCCAAAGCCTGAGCCAGTGCCAGTGCCGACACCAGGCCCAACGCCAACGCCGCCGACTGCCACCCCAACGCCAACGCCAGTCGGCAAAACAAAATAACAGTTTAATCACAAGGATACCAAGGTTATGACATTAAATGATGTAGCGTATCAATACTGGTCGCAACCATCGCGTGAGCATTTTATGGCGTTGCGTGAGGCAGTAATGGCGAGTGCTAATTATTCGCCAAATATCTCGCCCAACGAGGTCGCCAGTGCAGCTTTTACCAAGGGTGATTACCCAACGGTCATTCGGCAATTACGCAGTTTGTTGCCAGGCGCATTGCTTAGCCCTGGGCTACATAATTTGTTGGCGACCGCCTACAACGAGCTTGGTGACAAGGAAAACACCTTGCGCGAAGCAACCATGGCCAAAACCGTTATGGATGGAATTTTGATGACTGGCGATGGTAGCCGTGAACAGCCCTACTATGTGCTCTCAATCCAAGATGAGTACGATGTTTTGGGCTTTTTGGGCAAACAAAGCCAACGCCAAACCCTCGTCCACGATCAAGACCAAAACCTCGATTTACACATCTGCGAAGATCAAAGTTGGGTTTGGTTTGAAGTCAGTTCGCTGATTGTTTTAGAAGGAAAATAGGTTCATGCGTTATGTTAACCCCTCGCCAACGATGTCAAACGTTGTCTGCAATCAATTATCAATTGTGCTGCTGGTCGGCGTAATGCTTGGAACATTAACTGCCTGTAGCACTGCAAGTTCTAATCCATTGCCTACAATTGGCATTGATGTCGGGCCAGGGGTTAACTTTCGCGGCGATATTGTGGCGCTCCAGTTTCTGCCCAACCAACAACTTTTGGTCGGGGTTGGCTACGATGGAGTTTATCGTTGGAATCTTGCTACGAGCACAATTGAACAAACCCTTGCCGCCAAACAAATTTACCTAGCCTTTTCAAATTCAGAGCCATTGATTGTAAGCACTGATCGTAAAACGCTGACGACCTGGAATAGCACTGATGGCCAAAAAATCCTGGCGTGGAATGCCAAACCATTGCAACTGCCTAGCCAAACCACTGCCTTTGAAGTCAGTGCCCTAGCAATCACCCCTGATCAGCAGCAAATTATTGCAGCCTACAACAAAGGCAGTATGCTCCAAGCTTGGGATGTAGCGACTGGGGCGGCAACAACAACCTTTGGTGCTCCAGCCAAAACTGGCTCAATTGTTGAAATTGCGCTCAGCCCCAATGGCCAACTGCTGGCTAGCAACGATTTTAGTGGCGTAGTGCAGATTTGGGATGTAGCCAGTGGTCAGCAATTACATTCATTCAAAGAAGCCAGCCTTAACTATCAACCAGGCAAATTGGCTTGGAGCCACGATGGCCAATGGCTAGCAGCCAGCAGCGGCGATAAAAACGGTGGTGGTGTAGCAATTTGGGATACCCGTTCATGGACAATCTATGCCACACATCGCAGCAGCGAGCACCAGTTTGCGGGTTTGGCCTTTCATCCAATGGCTCCAACCTTGGCGATTGGCAGTAGTAGTGGCCTGATCGAGTTGTATGATCTGACCAGCAAACAAGTCAGCAACAGCCTCAAAGGCCATACTGAGAGGGTTACCAGCTTGGCGTGGAATGCTGATGGCAGCCAATTGGCCTCAGGCGGCAAAGAACCATTTATCCTAATTTGGGATAGTACAAGTTTGACCGAGCAGCAACGTTTGGTTTTGCCAGCTACACCATTGCAATAACTAAATCGCTAATGCTCAACTAAAAACCCTTATCAACGGCTTTGATAAGGGTTTTTGATGCATTTGAAAAGCAGATCGAGGCAGATGATCAAACAACAACTAACAATACTTGGCTATAGCCTGATTGGCTTACTAATTGGGTTTTGCTACCTTTTTCCCAGCAGCGAATATCGTTCAGCCCAAGCCATTCCGGTCTTATGCTCCTGATACGGTTTTGGTGATCCAGTGGTTTGTGGCAGGCTTAATTGTGCCTGTTAGCCTCTGGTTGGTTCGGGCAATTCGTCGGCGCAATCAGTGTTTTAGTTGGATTAAGTGTGACTTGTTGCTGGTTGCATTGGCCTTACTGAGTTGGCGTTGGTTTATGTTAAATAGGTATAGCTACCCATTCCCCGAAGTCTTTGGTTAAATCGAAACCCAAACCGCAAAATTGCCCCGAAACATTCTTAAAAACGTGTTGACAAGTAAGAGCTTCATTTAGTATTCTAATGGCGTATTAATCCCGCCTAGGGATTAGTACCCATCGTCTTTTTCTTGTCCAAAGTCTTGGAAATCCCATTTGGTATGGCCCGTCTTGTGAGAGAACAGGAATCGTGGAGGGTTCGTGGTATTTTTTTGTTACCGTCGCATTTGTGACGGTGCTTGCTAGGGAGGCTGCATGGCCGCAGATATCGTCCAGCATAAGGCTGATGACATGGAACAAGTTGGATCACGCTTCCAAAAATTGCACGACCAACAAGTGCAGATGGAATCGATGATTCGCCAAATGTACGAGCAACTTCGCAATGGTGGTTGGCAAGGGGATGCAGCTCAGGCATTCTTTGCTGAGATGACCGATGAAGTTTTCCCAACCCTCAAGCGCTTGCAAACAGCCTTAACCACTGCTAGCGCTGTAACCAAACAAATCTCACAAATTTTCGGCCAAGCCGAAGAAGAAGCTGCCAAAGGCATCACCTTTGATGGCAGCGGCGCACCATCTGGCGGCGGCAATGGCACTGCTAGCGCTGGTGGTGGCGGCGGCAACGCCGATGGTGGCAGTGGTAGCGGTGGCGATAATGCAGGTGCTACTGGTGGCGGCGCAGGTGT is a genomic window containing:
- a CDS encoding WXG100 family type VII secretion target translates to MAADVVQSDYERLAQVAKQLQKLHDHQTQMEAMVRQTYQQLRSTWQGDAAVAFFAEMDDSIFPTLKRLQTALTTASTVTTQISQIFRQAEEEAAKGIKFDGGGSAGAAASAAGATGAGAETANASAAAGPTTPVGPDSYGDFKVGPPQRPNIHHDNGFLDKFKPTSPTVEDYLTLTEWRALLHGSKAATRLGIKDLDDANDAYEHFLDGNGADRRFNLDEYIAEDPSGKMALDNMTRDAMLAAENIGPGRDSFQMTSNRAYAVGVGDPNHPDYGRFPYPETENWQKAIGAHSAWTSSNVQVTINPDGTRHYRMEMTVHAEDRYNFNPGANDITTGIPDSANGRFEITGLAHQYMNYGDTTRVVEWNEGDPLPGMSTTDPDSRDLGDRRGINSPRPAPRGIRTEGDSQRPLNDMVREKVGR
- a CDS encoding WXG100 family type VII secretion target → MAADVVQSDYEQLGQVATRFQKLHDQQTQMEAMLRQTYQQLRNDWKGDAAVAFFGEMDDSIFPALKRLQTTLTAASALTTQISQTFRQAEEEAAKGIKFDGAGVAAGGGAGAGASFSAEGGSFDAGGGGGGGLDPAISARWATLTPAEQAAVLQSISNEICDKYGIEHVPVTVSDLADPPGLDLFGYRNDQGVFIDLDNMGDPDRVLNTVAHEVRHEVQRQMANLANPSNFDKFLRSIGIQAEPTWPMNDVTEAMANEWHENFNNYITPESDFAGYESQPLETDARNYGETYRDNLTLSDFERHIPTPKPEPVPVPTPGPTPTPPTATPTPTPVGKTK
- a CDS encoding DUF4919 domain-containing protein gives rise to the protein MTLNDVAYQYWSQPSREHFMALREAVMASANYSPNISPNEVASAAFTKGDYPTVIRQLRSLLPGALLSPGLHNLLATAYNELGDKENTLREATMAKTVMDGILMTGDGSREQPYYVLSIQDEYDVLGFLGKQSQRQTLVHDQDQNLDLHICEDQSWVWFEVSSLIVLEGK
- a CDS encoding WXG100 family type VII secretion target, with product MAADIVQHKADDMEQVGSRFQKLHDQQVQMESMIRQMYEQLRNGGWQGDAAQAFFAEMTDEVFPTLKRLQTALTTASAVTKQISQIFGQAEEEAAKGITFDGSGAPSGGGNGTASAGGGGGNADGGSGSGGDNAGATGGGAGVAAGGGGGSSSGGGGGGSSSGGGGGGSSSGGGG